A stretch of Natronococcus sp. CG52 DNA encodes these proteins:
- a CDS encoding nucleoside triphosphate pyrophosphohydrolase, producing the protein MPTGYNKLVRDRIPEIIEEQDERPVTHVADDEEYADRLAAKLLEEAREFEESRDPEELADVLEVVDAILEAQNRSRESIERTRREKRAERGRFEERIVLERVEDD; encoded by the coding sequence ATGCCCACTGGGTACAACAAACTCGTCCGCGATCGCATTCCCGAGATCATCGAAGAACAGGACGAGCGCCCGGTAACGCACGTCGCCGACGACGAGGAGTACGCCGACAGACTCGCGGCGAAGCTTCTCGAGGAGGCGAGGGAGTTCGAGGAGTCGAGAGACCCCGAGGAACTGGCCGACGTGCTGGAGGTCGTCGACGCGATTCTCGAGGCGCAGAATCGATCCCGCGAATCCATCGAACGCACGCGTCGCGAAAAGCGAGCTGAACGCGGGAGGTTCGAGGAGCGGATCGTCCTCGAGCGCGTCGAGGACGACTGA
- a CDS encoding DUF7090 family protein, translating to MEYELAIDGTPETVPGGTGILLLHPSTGETDRIDTDFLKTDTDNFLVVSTRTTAREVRQKLEYYDVDENRAEILDTLSIERGYSRRSSDAVHYVAAPDDVDGIVDHIDGFLDDHDGKLRISFDSVTELAYYAGEEQALSAAERILSLLEEHDAVGLFHLSEDPHDEAFVDEFRALFDGTIDLDEDGSVDASF from the coding sequence ATGGAGTACGAACTGGCGATCGACGGGACGCCCGAGACGGTTCCAGGGGGGACCGGGATTCTCTTGCTTCACCCGAGCACCGGTGAGACGGACCGAATCGACACGGATTTCCTCAAGACCGACACCGACAACTTTCTCGTCGTCTCCACGCGGACGACCGCCCGCGAAGTCAGACAGAAACTCGAGTACTACGACGTCGACGAGAACCGCGCCGAGATTCTCGACACGCTGAGCATCGAACGCGGCTACTCGCGACGCTCCAGCGACGCCGTTCACTACGTCGCCGCACCGGACGACGTCGACGGCATCGTCGACCACATCGACGGCTTCCTCGACGATCACGACGGCAAACTCCGGATCAGCTTCGACTCGGTCACCGAACTCGCCTACTACGCCGGCGAGGAACAGGCCCTTTCCGCCGCCGAGCGGATCCTCTCGCTGCTCGAGGAACACGACGCTGTCGGACTGTTCCACCTCTCGGAGGATCCACACGACGAGGCGTTCGTCGACGAGTTCCGCGCGCTGTTCGACGGTACCATCGACCTCGACGAGGACGGCAGCGTCGACGCGAGCTTCTGA
- a CDS encoding DUF7089 family protein, whose protein sequence is MFELRELSSPVEAIRAEHAPDAVVVDCERDFETLPPAQAEDVGLFVDALEPTSYPTEWLPTDAPKLLARYAGSDFTIGMPGDGSIAWTRQTEPPTIIVKPRVGGSPEPFLNFLLAEALVEVGLDVPEHFIGFFEEEYRALDRATALDAGGTYQVAAALYDGWKGLHTREVFAGWRTDHPELADAWQDAGTRLEDRVSGLPRAVARGETDFADATELACAALKHAIELPAPFAALDTEAYREHGPDYAITWAEKTFDALEE, encoded by the coding sequence ATGTTCGAGCTTCGAGAGCTCTCGAGCCCGGTCGAGGCGATCCGGGCGGAGCACGCGCCCGACGCCGTCGTCGTCGACTGCGAGCGGGACTTCGAGACGCTCCCGCCAGCCCAGGCCGAGGACGTGGGACTGTTCGTCGACGCGCTCGAGCCGACGAGCTACCCTACCGAGTGGCTCCCGACGGACGCGCCGAAACTGCTCGCTCGCTACGCGGGTTCCGATTTCACGATCGGAATGCCGGGCGACGGCAGCATCGCCTGGACGCGCCAGACCGAACCGCCGACGATCATCGTCAAACCCCGCGTGGGGGGATCGCCGGAGCCGTTCCTGAACTTTCTGCTCGCGGAAGCGCTCGTCGAGGTCGGACTCGACGTTCCAGAACACTTCATCGGTTTCTTCGAGGAGGAGTACCGCGCGCTCGATAGGGCGACGGCCCTCGACGCCGGCGGTACCTATCAGGTCGCCGCCGCGCTCTACGACGGTTGGAAGGGACTTCACACGCGCGAGGTGTTTGCCGGATGGCGCACCGACCATCCCGAACTCGCCGACGCGTGGCAGGACGCCGGAACACGACTCGAGGACCGCGTCTCGGGGCTCCCGCGCGCCGTCGCCCGCGGCGAGACCGACTTCGCGGACGCGACGGAGCTAGCCTGTGCGGCGCTCAAGCACGCGATCGAACTCCCGGCGCCGTTCGCCGCCCTCGACACCGAGGCCTACCGGGAGCACGGCCCCGACTACGCGATCACGTGGGCCGAGAAGACGTTCGACGCGCTCGAGGAGTAG